From Pararhodobacter zhoushanensis, the proteins below share one genomic window:
- the greA gene encoding transcription elongation factor GreA, with amino-acid sequence MEKILMTRRGFDALDEELRQLKSVERPAVIRAIAEAREHGDLSENAEYHAAREKQSFIEGRIKEVEGLLGRAEVIDTSKLSGSIKFGATVKIVDEDTDEERTYQIVGESEADIENNLLNIKSPLARALIGKEPGDSVEVRTPGGERSYEVISVDFR; translated from the coding sequence ATGGAAAAGATCCTCATGACCCGCCGCGGCTTTGACGCCCTGGACGAGGAACTGCGCCAGCTGAAAAGCGTGGAGCGCCCCGCTGTGATCCGCGCGATTGCCGAGGCGCGCGAGCATGGCGACTTGTCTGAAAATGCCGAGTATCACGCCGCCCGCGAGAAGCAGAGCTTCATCGAAGGCCGGATCAAAGAGGTCGAAGGCCTGCTCGGCCGCGCCGAAGTCATCGACACCTCGAAACTGAGCGGGTCGATCAAATTCGGCGCGACGGTGAAGATCGTTGACGAAGACACCGACGAAGAGCGCACCTATCAGATCGTGGGCGAATCCGAGGCCGATATCGAGAACAACCTGCTCAACATCAAGTCGCCGCTCGCGCGGGCCTTGATCGGTAAAGAGCCGGGCGATTCGGTCGAGGTCCGCACGCCGGGTGGCGAGCGCAGCTACGAAGTGATCTCCGTCGACTTTCGCTGA